The following coding sequences lie in one Phycicoccus duodecadis genomic window:
- a CDS encoding class I SAM-dependent methyltransferase yields the protein MTQEAGRRPVGAGETVAANRAWWDAEAEDYHAEHGSFLDDAGFVWGPEGWTEDELDLLGVTPGHTVVEIGAGAAQCSRWLARHRGARVVASDLSGGMLATSRRIDAGRADGTAPVPLLQCDGTRLPLADASVDRVFTAYGVVPFVADSEAVLREAARVLRPGGRFVFSTSHPVRWAFPDVPGPEGLTATTSYFDRTPYVESAAGVPTYVEHHRTLGDLVRQVVAAGLTLVDLVEPEWPARNRQSWGGWSPLRGRLLPGTAILVCERP from the coding sequence GTGACCCAGGAGGCCGGCCGCCGCCCGGTGGGCGCCGGCGAGACGGTGGCCGCCAACCGGGCCTGGTGGGACGCCGAGGCCGAGGACTACCACGCCGAGCACGGCTCGTTCCTCGACGACGCGGGCTTCGTGTGGGGCCCCGAGGGCTGGACCGAGGACGAGCTGGACCTCCTGGGTGTCACGCCCGGCCACACCGTCGTCGAGATCGGCGCCGGTGCGGCCCAGTGCTCGCGCTGGCTCGCACGCCACCGGGGCGCGCGGGTCGTCGCCAGCGACCTCTCGGGCGGGATGCTCGCCACCTCCCGTCGCATCGACGCCGGCCGGGCCGACGGCACGGCGCCGGTCCCCCTGCTCCAGTGCGACGGGACGCGTCTGCCGCTGGCCGACGCCTCGGTCGACCGCGTCTTCACGGCCTACGGCGTCGTCCCCTTCGTGGCCGACAGCGAGGCGGTGCTGCGCGAGGCGGCCCGGGTGCTGCGCCCGGGCGGTCGCTTCGTGTTCTCGACCTCGCACCCGGTGCGGTGGGCCTTCCCCGACGTCCCGGGCCCCGAGGGGCTCACGGCCACCACGTCCTACTTCGACCGCACCCCCTACGTCGAGAGCGCCGCCGGGGTCCCGACCTACGTCGAGCACCACCGCACGCTGGGCGACCTGGTGCGCCAGGTCGTGGCGGCCGGCTTGACCCTCGTCGACCTCGTCGAGCCGGAGTGGCCCGCGCGCAACCGGCAGTCCTGGGGCGGCTGGTCACCGCTGCGCGGCCGCCTCCTGCCCGGTACCGCCATCCTCGTGTGCGAGCGCCCGTGA